A region of Pseudomonas marginalis DNA encodes the following proteins:
- a CDS encoding DUF3486 family protein — MPPRSKVASLPKSVKNWLDKALAENNFSDYETLANELSNQGFSISKSALHRYGQDFESKLSALKMASEQARAVVAAAPDEEGAVNEALMRLVQEHLFKLLMSDGDQMDLPKVAKAVAELGKASVVQKKWQAEWREKVETAAARVDKIAKKGGMTQSTADEIRREILGMAS, encoded by the coding sequence ATGCCCCCGCGCAGCAAAGTCGCCAGCCTGCCCAAGTCGGTCAAAAACTGGCTCGATAAGGCGTTGGCCGAGAACAATTTCAGCGACTACGAAACCCTGGCCAACGAGCTGTCGAACCAGGGTTTTTCGATCAGCAAGTCGGCACTGCATCGTTACGGTCAGGACTTCGAGTCCAAGCTCTCCGCTTTGAAGATGGCCAGCGAGCAGGCTCGCGCTGTGGTGGCCGCTGCCCCAGATGAAGAAGGTGCCGTCAATGAAGCGTTGATGCGTCTGGTCCAGGAACACCTGTTCAAGCTGCTGATGAGTGATGGCGATCAAATGGACTTGCCCAAGGTGGCCAAGGCCGTCGCGGAACTGGGCAAGGCCTCGGTGGTGCAGAAGAAATGGCAGGCCGAGTGGCGGGAGAAGGTCGAAACAGCAGCGGCCCGCGTTGACAAGATCGCTAAGAAAGGCGGCATGACTCAGTCGACAGCTGACGAAATCCGGCGCGAAATCCTGGGGATGGCATCGTGA